The Candidatus Neptunochlamydia vexilliferae genomic interval GGCGATGAAGCTTGAAGATGCCCTAAAAGATCTCGAATGGATCGATGCCCTCCCTGGAACTAAGGTCATTCTTAAGGGGAACCATGACTACTGGTGGCCTTCAAGTAGTAAACTTGCTGCGGCCCTTCCCCCTTCCATCCACTTTATCCATAACAATGCCTATAACCATAATGGAGTCACCATCGGCGGCTGCCGCCTTTGGGACACAACCGAATATAACTTTAGTAAACATATCGTTTTTCAAAAAAACCCCCTCGCAAAGAAAAAAAAGAAAGATCCAGAAAAGGAACAAAAGATTTTTGAGCGGGATCTCGCTCGACTGCGGATGAGTCTGGAAAAGCTCGACCCCAATGCACCCTACCGCGTTGCCATGACCCACTACCCTCCCATTGGGGCTGACCTTCACCCTTCCGCAACCTCAAAGATTTTAGAAGAATTTAAGATAAATGTCTGCGTGTTTGGTCACTTACATAATGTGAAAAAAGAGCGTCCCCTTTTCGGTGAAAAAAATGGGATCCTCTACCTTTTTACCGCGGCAGATTACCTTAACTTTGAGCCGGTCCTAATAAAGGCTTAAGCATTTGGAGGGAGTCATCGCAAGGCTTGAGTTTGGCTTGAAGATCTTTCCCCTTTTGCTTCTCTAAAAGCTCGTTGATAAGG includes:
- a CDS encoding metallophosphoesterase, coding for MKVWALADLHLPIGNPSKNMEVFGPTWNNYVKRIETNWKKVIGKEDLVLIAGDISWAMKLEDALKDLEWIDALPGTKVILKGNHDYWWPSSSKLAAALPPSIHFIHNNAYNHNGVTIGGCRLWDTTEYNFSKHIVFQKNPLAKKKKKDPEKEQKIFERDLARLRMSLEKLDPNAPYRVAMTHYPPIGADLHPSATSKILEEFKINVCVFGHLHNVKKERPLFGEKNGILYLFTAADYLNFEPVLIKA